The Sulfurospirillum deleyianum DSM 6946 nucleotide sequence AGCGACAAAGAGAATCAAAACAGCATTGTCCTCTCCATGCAGTGGAAACTCTTTGACTTTGGCTCCACTTCTGCGAGTGTGCAAGCCGCACAAAAAAACTATTTGGCGAAAAGCAGTGAATTAGCCTATGAAAAGCACAAAGCCAAAGCGAGTTATTTGAGTGCGTACAACAGTTACCAGACCGCTTTAGCAAAAATTGAAGCCAACAAAGCCAAACTTCACGCCTCGGAGATGACCTATGCGTTGGTTAAAAAGAAGTTTCAACAAGGCATTGTCAACAATGTGACCTATTTGGATGCCTTAAGTGAGCGATTCAACGCACAAGCGCAACTTCAAACCGCTTTGCATGAAGTGGAGTACCAAAAAGCCGTCCTGCTGTATGAAATGGGCGAAGAAATCAAAGGAGCTATTCAATGAAAAAAGTTTTAATGACGACCATATTTATGTTTCAAGCCCTTTTTGCGGGTGAAGTCTATGCCACATTTGATGTGGTCAGCGAAAAAAGCTCCGAGCTTGGACTCTCCATTTCAGGCGTGGTTGGAAGTTTACATGTAGAGGTGGGGAGCAAAGCCAAAAAGGGTGATTTACTCCTCTCTCTTTACAACGCTGAAGAGAAAAATGCTTATGAAATTGCGCAAAAAAATGCGGAACATGCCCAAAAAGTGTATGAGCGTTATGCCAAAATTGCAGATGTAATTGATAAAGAGAAGATGGAAAATTACCTCTACGATAGAGACGTCAAACGCCTTACCGCACAAAGCAAAGCGATTGTCTATAAAAAGACAGAGCTTCGTGCCCCTTATGATTTGGTGGTGACCCAAAAAATGACCGAACTTGGAAACATTGTCTTAGGGTCTCAAACCAAACTCTTAACCGTTGAGAGCATTGATGATGTGAAATTGGTATTGAAATTTGATGAGAAGTACTGGCAAAGTGTCAAAGTAGGGCAAAAGTTTCTCTACAAAGTCGATGGAAGCGAGAAGGCTTATGAGGGAGTCATTAGTAAAATTTACCCTACCGTGATTTCAAGTACCAGACAAATGCAAGCCGAAGTCAAAGCAAAACACCTCCTTCCTGGTCTGTTTGGCAACGGCAATATCATCGTGGAATAGCCTATGTATAAACTCTCCATTAATCGCCCCATTACAACGTTAATGGGTGTTTTAACCTTTATTGTCTTTGGGTTGATGTCCTATAACACGATGCCCATTAACCTTTTTCCCAATGTCGATTTTCCTATTGTCACGGTGCAAACGACCTACAATGGCGCAGACCCATCCACGGTGGAGACTAAAGTCACCGATAAAATCGAAGAAGCGGTCTCTGGCGTGGATGGCATAGATAAGCTGATGTCCACCAGTTATGAGGGCTTTAGCGTTGTGACCATTCAGTTTGAGCTCACAAAAGACCTCGATGAAGCCACCAACGATGTCAGAGATAAGATAGGAGCGATTAATCTCCCTAGCGAAGTGGATAAACCCGTGGTGAAAAAACTGGGCGCTTCAGGAGCAGTCATCAGTCTTTTTATTGCCGATAAAGGTGAAGATAGCAAAGCGCTCATGCGCCTTGCCGATGAAAAGCTCAAATCCCAACTCCAACGCATTAAAGGGGTGGGGGAAGTGAACATTGTAGGCTACCAAGACCGTGAGATTCGCATCTTTCTTGATCCTTTTTTACTGGCCAAATATGCCTTAAGCTCCTCAGATGTGAGTGCTATTATCGCAAAGCAAAACATCAAGCAAGGGGCTGGAAAGATTATTAATCAAAATCAAGAGATTATCATCAAAGCAGAAGGCGATGCGAAGAGTGTTGAAGCCGTGGGTGAGCTTTTGCTGAAACCTGGTGTGATGCTCAAAGATGTTGCGACTATTTATGATGGATTGAGTGATGCAAAGAGTTACTCTTCTTACAACGGTGCGAGAGGCGTAACGCTGGAGGTAAAAAAAATAGCGGGTGAAAACTCGTTAACAATTATTAACGAAGTGAAAAAAGCTCTACCCAAATTGCAACATTTAGCCGGAGAGCATTTTGAGATTAAAGTGCTTCAAGACCAATCTGAAAAAATCATGGTTAACATTAACAATGTTCGATTTGATCTTATTTTTGGTGCGTTTTTATCCATCGTTATTGTCTTTGCCTTTTTACGCAATGTCACAGCGACCATTGTTTCAGCTTTGGCTATTCCAACCTCAGTCATTGGTACTTTTGCCATTATTGATGCGCTAGGCTATGACTTAAACCGTTTAACCTTGATTGGTCTTACCCTTGCGATTGGTATTTTTATTGACGATGCCATTGTCGTCATTGAGAACATTATGAAAAAAATGGAAGAGGGGATGGAGCCTTTTCAAGCCTCATTTGAGGGTATTAAAGAGGTGGCGTTTTCCATCTTAGCGATTTCTGCAGTGTTATTGGCGGTTTTTATTCCTGTGGCGTTTATGGATGGCATTGTGGGTATGTTCTTTAACTCATTTGCCATGACGGTGGCGTGTGGTATCGTTATCTCCTATCTTGTGGCGGTTATGTTTATTCCTAGTGTTGGAGCGCGCGTTTTACAAGCCAAAGAGAGTTGGTTTTACCATGCCACTGAGCCGATTTTAAAAGCGATTGATAAGAGTTATGTCGCACTCTTAAAACCCATCCTTCGTTTTAAAACAGTTGCGATTATCGCAACCATAGGACTCCTCGTGGCTTCTGCGACCTTAAAGGTAGGGATGACCTTTATGCCTATGCAAGATAACAGCGAATTTCAAATTTCCATTAAAGCACCTGTGG carries:
- a CDS encoding efflux RND transporter permease subunit → MYKLSINRPITTLMGVLTFIVFGLMSYNTMPINLFPNVDFPIVTVQTTYNGADPSTVETKVTDKIEEAVSGVDGIDKLMSTSYEGFSVVTIQFELTKDLDEATNDVRDKIGAINLPSEVDKPVVKKLGASGAVISLFIADKGEDSKALMRLADEKLKSQLQRIKGVGEVNIVGYQDREIRIFLDPFLLAKYALSSSDVSAIIAKQNIKQGAGKIINQNQEIIIKAEGDAKSVEAVGELLLKPGVMLKDVATIYDGLSDAKSYSSYNGARGVTLEVKKIAGENSLTIINEVKKALPKLQHLAGEHFEIKVLQDQSEKIMVNINNVRFDLIFGAFLSIVIVFAFLRNVTATIVSALAIPTSVIGTFAIIDALGYDLNRLTLIGLTLAIGIFIDDAIVVIENIMKKMEEGMEPFQASFEGIKEVAFSILAISAVLLAVFIPVAFMDGIVGMFFNSFAMTVACGIVISYLVAVMFIPSVGARVLQAKESWFYHATEPILKAIDKSYVALLKPILRFKTVAIIATIGLLVASATLKVGMTFMPMQDNSEFQISIKAPVGINLESMKAKMEPIDALLKEDKNIVYSISTIGYNAAKEIHKGKFYVKLKPVVNREQTQEKIIQYYREKLKTFSDMTILVEKVDDFDTGGTTAPVQVVITGDSLEELDKISLKLMEILKNTQGIVDVDRDFESGKPEVQISILRENAQRVGVSVQEITAVLASAYSSDSAVSYFEDNGRQFDITVRYNDHYRQSLEDLKKLKVRNAEGEFVTLEGLLELKEGTGTASINRFDRERKVLVTANIFNTSLDKIVAIINEKIPDILPKGYSYRYTGDVENMEDTNKAFGAAVLLAVILIYLILAALYESVIQPFIIMISMPLSFTGVMVALYLSGNSFSLFVMIGVILLLGMVGKNAILVVDFANRAIHEGKSIDEALLEAGEKRLRPILMTTFAMIGAMIPLAFGSGAGHEFNSPMALAIIGGLVSSTLLTLLVVPAIYKFIYPLDAWLRKWYEKGIVK
- a CDS encoding efflux RND transporter periplasmic adaptor subunit, producing the protein MKKVLMTTIFMFQALFAGEVYATFDVVSEKSSELGLSISGVVGSLHVEVGSKAKKGDLLLSLYNAEEKNAYEIAQKNAEHAQKVYERYAKIADVIDKEKMENYLYDRDVKRLTAQSKAIVYKKTELRAPYDLVVTQKMTELGNIVLGSQTKLLTVESIDDVKLVLKFDEKYWQSVKVGQKFLYKVDGSEKAYEGVISKIYPTVISSTRQMQAEVKAKHLLPGLFGNGNIIVE